The nucleotide sequence CGGCCTTACGAAACGGCCGTTTTGCGGAAAATCATTCAGGGCTCTTCGTTGGAGTCCTCCGGTTCTTCCGTCGAGGCGAGGTTGAGGGTGCGCTTGAGTCCTTCGAGCTGGGCGATGAACACGCTTCTGATCACGTCCTTGATAACGCTCTCCGGCACCGGAAGCTGCTGCGCCAGCGTGGTCGTCTGATGGTAGGTTATCAACGTCGAGCCGCCCTGGTCTTCGAACTTGTAGTCGGCGTGCATGTCGAAGGCGGGGTTGTCGAGCGTGTGATAGGAGATACGATGGCCGGCCGGGTCGTAATCAAATGCCATCTGGGTTTTGATTGTCTGATCGCCTGGACCTTTCATTTCCAATTCCACGGTCTTGCTGTTGTCGGTCCGGGAGATCACTTTTACGTTCTGGATTTGATCGGACTTCGTCTTCTCCACGTCGCGCACCGCATTGAAGACCGCCGTCTCAGGGGCGGGAATGATCGCGGTGAAGTCCGCGGTCCAGTCGTTTCCGGTGTGCGTAATGTTCTCGCTCAGCAACCCGCCCTTGGTCGCGCGGCGCGACTGATAGAGTCGCCATCCGCCGTAGCCCACGATGAAAATGACCACGAGCGCCGCGATGATCTTGTAGGTTTTGCTCATGCTGATGCAGGTTCCCAGTAAAATCAGCGTTCGAACGTGCCGACCAGCTCCGCACTGGCTTTTACATGGTTTTGCATCGCCGCGCGAAGTGAGGCGGCGTCGGCAGCAGAGGGTAAATCGAGCGCGGTATCAAGCGCGAAGAGCTCGAAATGATAGTGGTGGGTCTTTCCGGGCGGGGGGCAGGGTCCCTTGTAGCCGACCGCCCCCATCCCGTTGCTCCCCTGCCTGGCAGCATCGGCGAGCTGTGGAGTCTTGGGTGCGTCGGCGGCCATTCCGCTTGCCCCAGCGGGCAGGTTGAAAACCAGCCAGTGGACAAAGGTGCCCATCGGGGCATCGGGGTCCTCGACGATCAGGGCGAAGGATTTAGTCCCGGCCGGCGCTCCGGTCCACGCAAGCGCGGGCGAATGATCGCCGGCGGTGCAGGAGAAATCCGCGGGAATCGGCGCACCAGGATTAAATGCAGGACTGGTCAATCTAAAGTCGGAGTCTGCGCGCGCCAACACACCGATCAGGAGCACTTGTGCAGCAACCAGAAGCATCACCGTCGAAATTGCTCGAATACGAAGCGTTCGCGCAAAGTCAGAGACGACGATGACCCTCATGAATGGGAGCTTAGCAATTAGGAATTCGCGCGGGTAGCAACCGACCGCCACGTGGTCGTCGATGCCTAAGACCCGCGGAATTGCCGATAATCCCCCATAGAATCAGCACTTTTTAGTTTCCGTCTCCGTAAGATTTCTCTTGACCCACAACTTCGATTTTGCGAACTTCAAATGTAGTCAAGGTGAGCGAAGAAGAGCGGATGGTTCGATACTTGGCAGCGGGGGGACTACATCGCAAGGCCTTGACGACACCTGTTCGGACCAGCCGCCGTTGGAGATGTGATGGCTAGTGATGGTAAGTATGGCCTGCCGCGAGTAATGACGGTAAAGGAACTTTCCGAGTACCTACGCGTCCACCCCTCGACCATTTACAAGCTTCTGCGCCGCGGCGAATTACCGGGCTTCAGGATTGGTACTGATTGGCGTTTCAACGCCGAGGTAATCGATCGCTGGTGCTTGGAGCGCAACATGCGCGGCTTGGACTCAAGCGGCAACTAGGGCCGCGAGCTCTCGGAAAAGTCCGCACCGCTCCGAGGCGATGCCGCCGGGTAGCGCGCTTTCCGATTGGCCGGGTGCGCCCGTTGGACGACAAGGGAGCGGTTTCGACCAGGTTTCGCGACGCTCTCTTGCGGCTGGCTATGAGACGTCGACGAAACCCAGCGACATCGCGGGCGGCAACGGTCTTAAGCCGCGCCCTTGACGCCATACCGTGATCTGACTCAGCATACCGCTCGTTAATGATCACTTCGGCCAGACGGCAGACTGAAAACGTCGCGGCGGGCCCACGCCGTCGGGGGCTCGATCAGGTCCTGATCAATGCCGCGATGGATTTGTTCGCATCCTATGGCTATCGCGGTACCTCGCTTGCGCGGATCGCGCGTGCCGCCGGGGTAACCAAGGGTGCGCTCTATTGGCATTTCAACGACAAGGAAGACTTTTTCCTGGCGGTTGCCGAGCGCGTTCTCCAGGAGTGGAACAAGGCATTCGCGCAGGAACGTCCGGTCGTGACCCCCGCGGACTTTCGCGAGTATTTTCTCAGGATTTTTGACACCTCGGCTAAGCTGAACACCACCAACCCGTGGGTTTCGCGCTTGCTGATGATCATCACGCTCGAATCCCACAAGATCGGCCCGCGGGTGCTGCGCACGATGCGCAAGGCGAACGCACGTCAGCTCGAATACCTTCGCGACCTAGTCGTGCGCGGAAAAGCACTCGGAGTGTTAGCCAGCGATCTCGATGTCGATTGGGCGGCCACCCAGCTGTGGAGTGCGCCCGCCGGCCTCCAATTACTCTGGTACCTGCACGGATCGCGGTTCGAGCTGCGCAAGTCCTTTCGCCGCCTGGCGCGCGAATATCTCCAGCAGTGGAGCGCGCCCAAATGAAGGCCGGCTCATCTATGAAATTGAGGCGATAAAACCCCATCGCGCCGACTAGCGCGAGACTGTTCGAGATCAATTCCGGGAAAACTGGCGGCTGCGTGACCGCTTTGGATAGGTGAGCCTCAGCGTAGAACTCGAATCGACGCGGAAAGCAGCGGGGCGCGCTCCGGTCAGGCAACAGGCATCCCGGAAGCGCGATTTCCCAGTCCGACGCAAGAAGCACTGTTCTAGCGCAAGAAGCCTTCTCAATCCCACTTCCCGTAGGGCCTCAACTTCACGGCTCGCAGAAAAGAACCGGAGCCGGGGAAGCGCGTGGTCTGGCCGCTCCTCAGTGCTGTGCGTGCATGGTGATGTTCATCACACCGCCGGAATAGGTAAAGGCGCAGGCGCTGAACGGTGGCGGAGTAAGTGCCGATGGTCGCGCGTCGTTGGAGAACCCGTACACTTCCTGTGGCATCCCGAGGAAGTTGGTCTCCATCTTTCCGGTCTCGAACTCGTCGTGAAATGACGCGATGGCGTAGGTGCCGGGGGGCAGACCCTTGAAATCGCACGTCCCGGCCTGATTTGCGATCGGTGCCCGTGCCTGCGCCGTCGCCTTGGCATGGTTGCGCGGGAACCCATCCGGCGAATTGAAGATGATGCATCCGATGCGGCCGGTGTTATTGGGCAAATCGACTAGTGTGGCGTGAATCAGGTTTTGCTCGCTCTGTGCACGCGCGCTCGACGCGAAAGCGCATAGCATGCCGCTGATCAAGAACAGGCTCGCGAGGCGGCGGTTCAGCTTCATCGTGTCACCGTCTGGTTCCGGGCGCGGGGCGAGGATCGACGACGTGGCGGCCGGTAGGGCGCACTTCGAGCGCACATCCGAACAGAGAATCGTCGCGGATGAGCATTGCGACGGCGTCGGCGATCTCCTCGGGTTGGATGATCTTCGCCGGCATCCAGCTTTTGAGGCCGTGTTGGGCGGCGAGTTCGAGTCCGCGGCGTACCAGGGGGGTGTCGACGATTCCCGGACATACGCAGTTGACGCGGATTTTCTTTTCCGCCGACCAGACCGCCAGCGAGTGAGTAAAATTGACCACCCCGGCTTTGGCCGCGCCATACACCGCATCCTGGCGATGGGGATATAAACCGGCCATCGAGGCGGTATTGATAATCACGCCACCGCCCTGCTTCTCCATGATCGGAGCAACCAGGCCGGTACCCAGAATTACCGCTTGCAGATCAATCTCGATCACGAGGTGCCAACGCTCGGGCTCCGCCAGCGGATACCCCGGAGCACCGGTGCCGATGCCAGCATTGTTGTGGAGAATATCCACCCGGCCGAATTGCTGAACCGCGGTCTCGAGCATCCGGCGCGTGTCCTGCTCGCTGGTCACGTCGGCGCGCACGAAAACCGCGCGCCCGCCGGTACTTTCGACGCGCTTTACCGTCTCTGCCCCTCCGGCCGAGTCCACGTCTGCGACCACTACCGATGCGCCATCACGCGCGAGGCGTTCCGATACGGCACGTCCGATTCCCGAGCCGCCGCCGGTTATGAGGGCGGTTTTTCCTCTGATTTCCATCGACCAATCCTCCAAGCAGCCAGAGCGGTAACGAATCTTACGTACATAGTACGCGCGCGCGTCCCTTACCAAGGGCCAAACGAATGTCGTATGACAGACTGGAGGGGGCCGCACCGGTCGGGAGAAATCAAATGAGCAAATGGCCATTCACCAAAGGACTTCACGATCTCGGGCGCGGCGCGTATGCCTACCTGCAGCCCTCGGGCACCTGGGGCTACAGCAACGCGGGATTGGTCACCGACGGCGATCAATCGCTGCTGGTCGATACGCTTTTCGATGAACGGCTGACGGCCGAGATGCTCGGCGTCATCAAAGCGGCGACTAGCGTTGCCGCCGACCAAATTGGTGTGGTGGTCAATACCCATTCGAATGGGGATCACACCTTCGGCAACCGGCTGGCGAACAATGCGGTGATCATCGCATCGGAGGCGGCCGCGCGCGAGATGCGCGAGGAAGGCAACCCTCAATTGCTGGCCCAGTTGTTGAAGAATGCCGACACGATGGGTGAGGTCGGCGCATTCTTCAAACGGATCTTCGGCGCGTTCGATTTCGCCGGCGTGACGCTAAAGCTCCCGGACCGCACTTTTACCGGCGAGCTGTCGCTAAAAGTGGGGGACAAGGCGGTGCACTTGATCCAGGTTGGGCCCGCCCACACTGCCGGCGACGTGATCGCGTACGTTCCGGCCAATCGCGTCGTTTACGCCGGTGACATTCTGTTCATCGACGGCACCCCGATTGCGTGGGCAGGTCCGGTGCGCAGCTGGATTGGCGCCTGCGACCGCATTCTCGGGTTGGAGGTAGATACGGTGGTCCCGGGGCACGGGCCGATCACAGACAAGGCCGGCGTCACGCGGATGCGGGATTATTTGGTGTATGTGGATGCGGAGACGCGCAAGCGGCATGCAGCCGGAATGAATTCGTGGGAGGCTGCGCAGGATATCGCGTTGGGTTCGTTCGGCGACTGGCTCGACGCGGAGCGGTTGGCGGTCACCGTGAACACGATATATCGGGAGATTGGCGCGCCCAGCGCCTCGCGTAGTACGGTGGAGCTGTTCGGCAGAATGGCGCAGTTGGAACGCCGCTACGCGGACGAGCGGCAACGCGGCAACTAACCGCACTTACTCAGTTCCGGCTACGCGCGCGCCTGCGGACGCTGTGCAAAACGAGTTCGCGGCGTCCGATTCGATCTCATTGCTCGAGACAGCTCCTGAGCAGAGGCGCCGGACGCGCCGGGTTCCGGCCATTCGATCTATGGCGGCGGACTTTGGTAGCGGCGAGGTAGTCTACCGGCCAATTGCTTGAGCGGAAAGCTTCGCGGTCTAGCCCATCCGCCCAAGCAGCATTCCTACAATTAGACCCGTCAACACGTAAGCGGTGAAGCCGATATACGCGTAGTCGCGCTCCTTTAGGAAGAGCAGAAAGCTGAAGGCGACCCGGGCCAGCGGCACCAGTGTCAGTACGTACAAGCCCAGCGTCATTACCGAATGCGGATCACCCTGCACTGCGAGCGCCACCAGCTCCGGGAAACTCTCTTTCTCTGCGAACTGATGCGCCTGCGCAGCGTGAAACCGGCCGACGTAAAAGTCCGGCTTGGAGGTCATCAGGATCAGGCCGAAAATAAGAATTACCGCAGCGACGACCAAGATCGTGCGCAACAGGATCGGCGTCCAGAAGCGAAGGATTCGATCTTCGTTTTCGGCGGTTTGAGTATGGATATCAGTCGATGCTGCCACGTCAAATTCCCTGGATAGCGCGCCAGCCCATCTCGATCGCGATCAAAACCAGAATCACGACGAAGACCAGGCGCAGGATGTGGACATTGGCATGGGGCAGGATTCGGCTGCCCAGCAGCGCACCCGCAGTGACCCCCAACGCCACCGGCGCCGCTATCGCGGTAGATACGTCCCCGCGCGCAAGAAACACCAGGGCACCCGCACCCGCCGTCACACCGATCATGAAATTGCTGGTCGCACTCGAGACCTTGAGCGGGATGTGCATGTAGTAATCCATCGCGATCACCTTGAGCGCGCCGGAGCCGATTCCGAGCAGTCCGGACATCAGGCCTGCGACTACCATAAGAGCGCTGCCGGCCGGAAGATTGACGGTCTCATAGTGTGTCAGGCTACCGACATCGTCGGGTACGTCGCCGACCAATTGCAGTCTGCGCGCGAGCGGGTCGCCGTGCGCAATGAGAACATCATCCTGCTTGCTTATCGTGAAGTACGCCGATTGCAGCATCATCAGCGCAAACAACACTTCCAGTATCACGGCCGGAATAAAGCCCGCGAGCAGTGCGCCCACGACCGCGCCGGTGACGGTTGCGCACTCGAGCACCATCGCTACCCTGAGATTGGTCCATCCATCGCGCACGAACGCGACGCTGGCGCCCGCACTGGTTGCGACCACCGAAATCAAGCTGGCGCCGACCGCTACCCCCATCGGCATATGCGCTGCGATGACCAGGGCGGGCACGATGAAGACGCCGCCGCCGAGACCGGAGATGGCTCCGACGAGTCCGGCTCCGAACGACAGGGCGATCAGCCCGACCAGAATTTCAAGCACGGACGGCTCCCCGTGCGATGACGGCGATATGCGATTGGGGTTCGAGAGGCGACCTGGAGGTTTTCTTTGGCAAGGACATTATCGTTGACGAAACTGTGTCCGGCTCGGTGAACATGCGCGGCGGCTATTCTAGCTACCTTTTCGTTGCGATCTATCCTTTATCGCCTGGCGACGTGATGGACAGGGGATCCGAGCGGCGTCCTCCACCAGAAGCTCTAGGATCCGAGCGGGAAGAAAGTCTCTTCAGAGCCGCACTTGGTATTGGCGAACGGAGTGCGAATACAGGGTCCTGCGATCACCTCTCTTTTGCCGGGCGATTCCTCGACCAATGGGCCGCCAGCGGAGAATGAGGTTTCGGACTCCGGAGCGAATGAGACGCAGCTTACTGCAATCTCGATAGTGCAGTGATTGGGCTGCATGCCAGTGCAGTTTCAACCTAAAAAGCTTGTGAAATCAACACCTTCGGGGCCAGAAAGGTCGGCATCGCGCTTGCTTTGCAGACTGATACCATGTTCGGCAATGTCGATTGCGAGCGCTACATCGATTGGAGTAGGTCAGAAAGGACCCCAACTGCGCAGAGGCTTTAATCAATGTTTGGCCTTTTAATTTTGGTGATCGTTATATTCGCCATCCGGCAGCATCGTCGCAGCCGCGCGCTCAGGTGGCGCGACCACTACTGGAAGAACGACGAATTTCGCCGGCATGTCGATCAGGCGGAGCAATTCGCAGCCGAGTTCCCGCATCGGCTGGCGGCCAAGATTCAGCGCCAGGCCGAGCGTTCGGGCTTCGACTTCGAGCGCAAGATGGCCGACAAGTTCGAGCGGCACGCGGCGCAGTTCGAAAAAAGGTTGCAGCGCAAATTCGAACGGCAGAAACGGCGGGCGGACAGAACTTGGTGGAGAGGACCGGACGAGCCACCGCGCGGCACCCGCGAATGGGACTTGCTTTGGAAGCGGTATGTAGGAGACCTCGCCACGGAACCCGGCCAGCCCGCTGCCGCCCCGGGGGAGTCCAAGACCGATGCGCCGAAGACCGACGACGGTGGCCTCGGCGTGCGCGAGGGACTGCAGGCTTCTACCGAAGCGTATAAAGCGTACCAGCGAGCGCGAAAGCGTGCGGCAGCCGAGGCCGGATTCTATGCGCACCTCATGTGGTACGGCGTCGTCATAGGCTTTCTGTTCTTCATCAACCTGATGACGACCTCGTTTCAGTGGTGGGTGTTCCCGGCGATTGGTTGGGGCTTCGGGGTCGGCAGTCACTTTATCGCGGTATTCGGATGGCGCTGGATCCATGATCGCGTTTTCGAACCCGCCATCCAGCGCGAAATCGACCGCGAGGTTACCAAGGAAAAGGAAGTGCTACGCACCGAGAAGCAGGCATCGCTCGATGAGCTCACCGCGACCTTCGCCCATGAAATTCGCAATCCCATTGCGGCGGCCAAGAGCCTGGTGCAGCAGATGGGCGAGGATCCGACTTCGGTGGAAAACGTCGAGTACGCCAAGGTCGCACTCGATGAGCTGGCGCGGGTAGAGCGCAGTGTCTCGCATCTTCTGAAGTACGCCAAGGAAGAGGACTACAATTTCGACAACGTGAACCTGTCGGGCGTCCTTGATGGAGCGCTCACCCAGATGCGCAGCAAACTTGAGGCGAATTCGGTCAAGGTCTCGCGCAACTACCTGACCGGCCCGACGGTGCGCGCCGATGCCGACAAGTTGAGGCAGGTATTTTCCAACATGA is from Candidatus Binataceae bacterium and encodes:
- a CDS encoding SRPBCC family protein; protein product: MSKTYKIIAALVVIFIVGYGGWRLYQSRRATKGGLLSENITHTGNDWTADFTAIIPAPETAVFNAVRDVEKTKSDQIQNVKVISRTDNSKTVELEMKGPGDQTIKTQMAFDYDPAGHRISYHTLDNPAFDMHADYKFEDQGGSTLITYHQTTTLAQQLPVPESVIKDVIRSVFIAQLEGLKRTLNLASTEEPEDSNEEP
- a CDS encoding YbhB/YbcL family Raf kinase inhibitor-like protein gives rise to the protein MLLVAAQVLLIGVLARADSDFRLTSPAFNPGAPIPADFSCTAGDHSPALAWTGAPAGTKSFALIVEDPDAPMGTFVHWLVFNLPAGASGMAADAPKTPQLADAARQGSNGMGAVGYKGPCPPPGKTHHYHFELFALDTALDLPSAADAASLRAAMQNHVKASAELVGTFER
- a CDS encoding helix-turn-helix domain-containing protein: MASDGKYGLPRVMTVKELSEYLRVHPSTIYKLLRRGELPGFRIGTDWRFNAEVIDRWCLERNMRGLDSSGN
- a CDS encoding TetR/AcrR family transcriptional regulator is translated as MITSARRQTENVAAGPRRRGLDQVLINAAMDLFASYGYRGTSLARIARAAGVTKGALYWHFNDKEDFFLAVAERVLQEWNKAFAQERPVVTPADFREYFLRIFDTSAKLNTTNPWVSRLLMIITLESHKIGPRVLRTMRKANARQLEYLRDLVVRGKALGVLASDLDVDWAATQLWSAPAGLQLLWYLHGSRFELRKSFRRLAREYLQQWSAPK
- a CDS encoding DUF2141 domain-containing protein — protein: MKLNRRLASLFLISGMLCAFASSARAQSEQNLIHATLVDLPNNTGRIGCIIFNSPDGFPRNHAKATAQARAPIANQAGTCDFKGLPPGTYAIASFHDEFETGKMETNFLGMPQEVYGFSNDARPSALTPPPFSACAFTYSGGVMNITMHAQH
- a CDS encoding SDR family oxidoreductase, producing the protein MEIRGKTALITGGGSGIGRAVSERLARDGASVVVADVDSAGGAETVKRVESTGGRAVFVRADVTSEQDTRRMLETAVQQFGRVDILHNNAGIGTGAPGYPLAEPERWHLVIEIDLQAVILGTGLVAPIMEKQGGGVIINTASMAGLYPHRQDAVYGAAKAGVVNFTHSLAVWSAEKKIRVNCVCPGIVDTPLVRRGLELAAQHGLKSWMPAKIIQPEEIADAVAMLIRDDSLFGCALEVRPTGRHVVDPRPAPGTRR
- a CDS encoding MBL fold metallo-hydrolase, which codes for MSKWPFTKGLHDLGRGAYAYLQPSGTWGYSNAGLVTDGDQSLLVDTLFDERLTAEMLGVIKAATSVAADQIGVVVNTHSNGDHTFGNRLANNAVIIASEAAAREMREEGNPQLLAQLLKNADTMGEVGAFFKRIFGAFDFAGVTLKLPDRTFTGELSLKVGDKAVHLIQVGPAHTAGDVIAYVPANRVVYAGDILFIDGTPIAWAGPVRSWIGACDRILGLEVDTVVPGHGPITDKAGVTRMRDYLVYVDAETRKRHAAGMNSWEAAQDIALGSFGDWLDAERLAVTVNTIYREIGAPSASRSTVELFGRMAQLERRYADERQRGN
- a CDS encoding DUF1634 domain-containing protein, with protein sequence MAASTDIHTQTAENEDRILRFWTPILLRTILVVAAVILIFGLILMTSKPDFYVGRFHAAQAHQFAEKESFPELVALAVQGDPHSVMTLGLYVLTLVPLARVAFSFLLFLKERDYAYIGFTAYVLTGLIVGMLLGRMG
- a CDS encoding sulfite exporter TauE/SafE family protein; the protein is MLEILVGLIALSFGAGLVGAISGLGGGVFIVPALVIAAHMPMGVAVGASLISVVATSAGASVAFVRDGWTNLRVAMVLECATVTGAVVGALLAGFIPAVILEVLFALMMLQSAYFTISKQDDVLIAHGDPLARRLQLVGDVPDDVGSLTHYETVNLPAGSALMVVAGLMSGLLGIGSGALKVIAMDYYMHIPLKVSSATSNFMIGVTAGAGALVFLARGDVSTAIAAPVALGVTAGALLGSRILPHANVHILRLVFVVILVLIAIEMGWRAIQGI
- a CDS encoding ATP-binding protein — translated: MFGLLILVIVIFAIRQHRRSRALRWRDHYWKNDEFRRHVDQAEQFAAEFPHRLAAKIQRQAERSGFDFERKMADKFERHAAQFEKRLQRKFERQKRRADRTWWRGPDEPPRGTREWDLLWKRYVGDLATEPGQPAAAPGESKTDAPKTDDGGLGVREGLQASTEAYKAYQRARKRAAAEAGFYAHLMWYGVVIGFLFFINLMTTSFQWWVFPAIGWGFGVGSHFIAVFGWRWIHDRVFEPAIQREIDREVTKEKEVLRTEKQASLDELTATFAHEIRNPIAAAKSLVQQMGEDPTSVENVEYAKVALDELARVERSVSHLLKYAKEEDYNFDNVNLSGVLDGALTQMRSKLEANSVKVSRNYLTGPTVRADADKLRQVFSNMIDNAIDAMSSTTGERRLEVAIHRGRGGVATVIVRDNGCGIPEDKQAKIFNPFYTSKQNGTGLGLGVAKKVIDAHRGTIEVSSELGVGTEFLVSIPLADAVRETPADATEPLADSPATTSISMNGNASSETPVPMTAQGANPRGPQ